One Anopheles marshallii chromosome 3, idAnoMarsDA_429_01, whole genome shotgun sequence genomic region harbors:
- the LOC128714228 gene encoding PDZ and LIM domain protein Zasp-like: MANLMTVRLQRGDGQAWGFRLQGGKDFSAPLVLQRVNGGSVADQAGLMAGDALIKVNGTEVFNMRHKEAQDVIVAAGNSFELSVSRGGATWRPSVTPTGSLPSPSPSLPGNITPVTRTSLAATPQEMKPIGSGHNTAAKPFAAVNGNDGQIKSIVNNQYNTPVGMYSDETIAETLSSQAEVLAGGVLGVNFKKNERVYSPANSEVYKMLHEQGDDPEPDSVYSNNFHYSVNKLESASSHFYATQSHAIGGYATAGRLPVGSLTGGRPRGPSPLPPHVQGQVPRPPMPKPPMMQPQPQRPAPQPAAPIQAPLKVAFPPQQQQASAPAPVSGQAPAPAPTSAFRPAPNTAPRSGIPPKVHNEGHKTGVQAISAALNAHANLNGRSQSPYGNNTTLGQSPSHSRSSSTTSSSGYCNSSSLSPVQSNKVSPLHSRTSSENELIDRSHSSNSNSSNCELSGTAFPACPSSPLPPPPPPPLTMEEENTSRTLQPIGTAGTESQPVFGANGLATPASEGEQTDAGATENGTVTQNDYGFYYQTMGGRVIRSVLPPGKNSTYKVNQNNITPKPFGAPLPVSPLAQVQPPASYPPVAGSVPTPFSAALVGAQAPAPAPVAAPAPAPAPMAAPASMAAPAPAMTPASVPTPQDGTEDEASAQEMAEGEQDGERDRSESPAPVFAWPPKPEVVDTIPTATPIYIAPPETQRVIIKPITVVPPMKVKEKSKTPPDGPQEQQSKQSKSAPELSHRAGQDEQRQQQQDEEDLSDSFGMTTTTTTTTANSASSEEYRMYQTQTSQPIVTYYDTPQYELEHPFSSGQRSAQASTGAMSDASYTHFVFRDPPPEEEEEGEAIVEEPPEEQPVAAPADAERPPKRVEFVDYGRELERYVRAEQEKEARRRALEAEMAEAAKRVEEPPHYSLPTIPPTEPPHLPPSTIPNPTPKQWQSALVQALCVAPPDPIHLTAEQIEEANFMRSRNEAYRREQEETKMRQLEALRRQVDALERRIGKQPEPEPEPIPAGPPLSVPRKGEVMAKLLATSTARSQRFPAHYVPVVPLPAETQPYFPPPHSMEPIRNEKISSMRNESPFVEALKTAPYTPFQQFGREIPSQMEDLPVPSGRLSMMDALATASDRPYTPFSEVRFDRTSEVYQEMVREQPSVPVDPDRQCSAFANVGGNRTPKPFAPIVPEIREVPPVEESTKEERSPDKTAESSRRSSTVAEDSRRCSKVAVEESRRCSNVAAVESRRSSTATVQSRHESGGQDSRRGSGGTGSEPVPQKPLVTVETVPLYPGRDSHPPEHYSLALRRETSSPLNKPAEIPPYQRKWFNLPTQNPPRTPEPEELRSNVPLAFVNTHSHTANLSKPIAKPPAPVNKPPAAYTTIQNRTIPVVQPQPPELDAELAQYHSAHARLQHKGVIDRGQSFTPSLILTKHATTIPYYQHQLGFEEYFAEVKQFDGHTTPQPSRTKSPAFGPPPNPLKPHVPPSREGIPVESGLYLSMGKLHGVPWYANKDHVPADIQKKMQEQLHLEATQRYGRSVQQQQQHHEVTHQQVTMSNSSVTATEQQQRLSREQASAERAIQSAQQVGNALIQKRTRFVEEHESSSRSQSVSRTGNSDSSRYSSKIKEDEAPQKGFVAQQTRRFSGQDEALNLPPQSEQDQKLQQQQQQEQEQAALIQQLQEEQLKRQMAVEVPVKPPPAPIRHVEPPTPKPAPPPSQFPSTDPFAEEFVDHFPSVSARKASLLLPQKPTTGRSECPSPSSFKAQFNEFIIGAGPIPAMPPMREEDEGVPADTRSDTQKLIQSWPPQLPPQIAPAVASNNGAPPTNGAAPPTPGSKPSSRSNSTAFLDFLNRPTFNPNTDRSTVGAGSNAYNKGRAACSTSAPNRGRGVMNKAVGPGGRVPLCGCCQQQIRGPFITALGRIWCPDHFICHNANCKRPLADIGFVEEKGDLYCEYCFEEFLAPLCSKCNGRVKGDCLNAIGKQFHPECFKCTYCGKQFGNSPFFLEEGDPYCEKDWNDLFTTKCFACGFPVEAGDKWVEALNNNYHSQCFNCTSCKKNLEGQSFFAKGGRPFCKNHAR, from the exons ATGGCCAATCTCATGACAGTTCGTCTGCAGCGTGGCGATGGTCAGGCCTGGGGCTTCCGTCTGCAGGGTGGCAAGGACTTTTCCGCCCCCTTGGTACTACAGAGA GTTAACGGTGGCAGCGTTGCCGACCAGGCCGGTCTGATGGCTGGCGATGCGCTGATCAAGGTCAACGGAACGGAAGTCTTCAACATGCGTCACAAGGAGGCCCAGGACGTTATCGTGGCCGCTGGAAACTCGTTCGAGCTGTCTGTGTCGAG AGGAGGCGCAACCTGGAGGCCATCTGTTACACCGACTGGTTCGCTCCCGTCTCCTTCACCGTCGCTGCCCGGCAACATCACACCGGTAACGAGAACCTCACTCGCTGCGACGCCCCAGGAGATGAAGCCCATCGGTAGCGGTCACAATACTGCCGCCAAACCGTTTGCTGCG GTTAACGGAAATGATGGACAGATCAAGAGCATTGTTAACAACCAATATAACACCCCGGTTGGTATGTACAGCGATGAAACCATCGCCGAAACGCTGTCCTCGCAAGCGGAGGTCCTCGCCGGAGGAGTCCTCGG tgtAAACTTCAAGAAGAACGAGCGTGTATACTCGCCGGCCAACTCCGAGGTGTACAAGATGCTGCACGAGCAAGGAGATGACCCCGAACCAG ACAGTGTTTACTCTAACAATTTCCATTACTCGGTCAATAAACTCGAATCAGCTTCATCGCATTTCTACGCCACGCAAAGCCACGCCATCGGTGGTTATGCTACGGCTGGTCGGTTGCCGGTCGGTTCGCTGACTGGTGGCCGTCCCCGGGGCCCATCGCCCCTGCCGCCGCATGTGCAGGGCCAGGTTCCCCGTCCGCCCATGCCGAAACCACCGATGATGCAGCCCCAACCGCAACGTCCTGCACCACAGCCAGCCGCGCCGATCCAGGCCCCGCTGAAGGTTGCTTTCCCGccccaacaacagcaagcatCAGCTCCGGCACCGGTTTCTGGCCAGGCGCCCGCTCCAGCGCCTACATCGGCTTTCCGCCCAGCACCGAATACCGCCCCGAGGTCCGGTATTCCGCCGAAGGTTCACAACGA GGGACACAAGACTGGCGTACAAGCCATCTCTGCTGCTCTCAACGCTCATGCCAACTTGAATGGCCGCTCGCAGTCACCGTACGGCAATAAT actACACTCGGCCAATCGCCGTCTCATTCACGATCGAGCAGCACGACTTCGTCGAGCGGATACTGCAACTCGAGCTCGTTATCGCCGGTGCAGTCGAACAAGGTGTCCCCGTTGCATTCGCGCACCAGCAGCGAAAACGAGCTGATCGATCgcagccacagcagcaacagcaacagcagcaattgTGAGCTTTCTGGCACCGCCTTCCCAGCCTGTCCATCGTCCCCgttaccaccgccaccgccgccaccactaACGATGGAGGAGGAAAACACATCCCGGACACTCCAGCCGATCGGGACGGCCGGAACCGAATCGCAACCAGTGTTCGGTGCCAACGGATTGGCCACCCCAGCATCGGAGGGTGAGCAGACCGATGCGGGCGCAACCGAGAATGGGACGGTTACGCAAAACGATTACGGATTTTATTACCAGACGATGGGAGGACGCGTCATTCGAAGCGTACTTCCACCGGGAAAGAACTCCACCTACAAG GTAAACCAGAACAACATTACGCCGAAGCCGTTCGGTGCCCCACTTCCGGTGAGCCCACTGGCTCAGGTTCAGCCACCGGCATCGTACCCGCCAGTGGCCGGAAGTGTTCCGACCCCATTCTCGGCCGCTCTTGTCGGTGCTCAGGCACCGGCACCTGCTCCGGTCGCTGCTCCGGCACCGGCACCAGCCCCAATGGCGGCCCCTGCATCGATGGCAGCCCCGGCCCCAGCCATGACACCGGCGTCCGTGCCAACTCCACAAG ATGGTACTGAAGACGAAGCATCGGCACAAGAAATGGCTGAAGGTGAGCAGGACGGTGAACGGGATAGGAGTGAATCGCCTGCTCCAGTGTTTGCCTGGCCTCCGAAGCCCGAAGTCGTGGACACAATACCGACGGCAACACCGATCTATATAGCACCGCCGGAAACACAGCGAGTGATCATCAAACCGATCACCGTCGTGCCGCCGATgaaggtgaaagaaaaatcgaaaactCCACCAGATGGGCCGCAAGAGCAACAGAGCAAGCAGAGTAAGTCCGCGCCGGAACTGAGTCATCGCGCTGGACAGGAtgagcagcggcagcagcagcaagatgAGGAAGATCTGTCGGACTCTTTCGGCATGACAACTACCACCACAACGACGACGGCGAACTCCGCATCATCCGAGGAGTACCGCATGTACCAGACGCAAACGTCACAACCGATCGTGACATACTACGATACGCCCCAGTACGAGCTCGAGCATCCATTCTCATCCGGACAGCGAAGCGCACAGGCAAGTACGGGCGCAATGTCCGACGCATCCTATACGCACTTCGTCTTCCGTGATCCCCCAccagaggaggaggaggagggtgAGGCAATAGTGGAGGAACCACCAGAGGAGCAGCCGGTAGCAGCGCCCGCTGACGCAGAACGTCCGCCGAAGCGCGTCGAGTTCGTCGACTATGGCCGCGAGCTGGAACGCTACGTGCGCGCGGAGCAGGAGAAGGAGGCAAGGCGCCGCGCATTGGAGGCCGAGATGGCGGAAGCGGCAAAGCGAGTGGAGGAGCCACCGCACTACTCACTGCCCACGATACCGCCGACCGAACCGCCCCATCTGCCACCGTCGACCATACCAAACCCGACCCCGAAACAATGGCAGTCGGCGTTGGTGCAGGCGCTGTGCGTGGCGCCACCCGACCCGATCCACCTGACCGCGGAACAGATTGAGGAGGCGAACTTTATGCGCTCCCGCAACGAGGCGTACCGGCGCGAGCAGGAGGAAACGAAGATGCGCCAGCTGGAGGCGCTGCGGCGGCAGGTCGACGCACTCGAGCGACGGATCGGCAAGcagccggaaccggaaccggaaccgatACCTGCCGGGCCGCCGCTCTCAGTGCCGCGTAAGGGCGAGGTGATGGCGAAGCTGCTCGCAACGTCGACCGCCCGCTCGCAGCGCTTCCCGGCGCACTACGTACCGGTGGTGCCGCTGCCGGCCGAAACTCAACCCTACTTTCCGCCTCCCCACTCGATGGAACCGATCCGGAACGAGAAAATTTCATCCATGCGCAACGAGTCACCGTTCGTCGAGGCTCTCAAGACCGCTCCGTACACTCCGTTTCAGCAGTTCGGGCGCGAGATACCGTCGCAGATGGAGGACCTGCCCGTGCCGAGCGGGAGGCTCTCGATGATGGATGCGCTGGCGACGGCTTCCGACCGTCCCTACACACCGTTTAGTGAGGTGCGGTTCGATCGCACCTCCGAGGTGTACCAGGAGATGGTCCGGGAGCAGCCCTCGGTGCCGGTAGATCCAGACCGGCAGTGCTCAGCGTTCGCGAACGTCGGTGGCAATCGGACGCCGAAACCGTTCGCGCCGATCGTGCCCGAAATTCGTGAAGTACCGCCGGTGGAAGAGTCGACCAAAGAGGAAAGATCCCCGGACAAGACGGCGGAGTCTTCGCGGCGCAGTTCTACGGTGGCGGAAGATAGCCGTAGGTGTTCGAAAGTGGCCGTGGAAGAGAGCCGTCGCTGCTCGAATGTGGCGGCAGTGGAGAGTCGGCGCAGCTCGACCGCGACGGTGCAAAGTCGCCATGAGTCTGGTGGACAGGACAGCCGTCGTGGATCGGGCGGCACCGGCTCCGAACCTGTGCCACAAAAGCCACTCGTCACCGTAGAAACGGTTCCGCTCTATCCGGGACGGGATAGTCATCCGCCAGAACACTACTCTCTGGCGCTACGACGTGAAACGAGCTCACCGTTGAACAAACCAGCCGAGATCCCACCGTACCAGCGCAAGTGGTTCAATCTGCCAACGCAGAACCCACCGCGCACTCCCGAGCCCGAGGAGCTGCGCTCGAACGTTCCGCTGGCCTTTGTAaatacacactcgcacactgCTAACCTTTCGAAGCCGATAGCGAAACCGCCGGCACCTGTAAATAAGCCGCCAGCAGCGTACACCACCATCCAAAACCGTACCATCCCGGTCGTTCAGCCGCAGCCGCCGGAGCTGGACGCCGAGCTGGCACAGTACCACAGTGCTCACGCGCGTCTCCAACACAAAGGTGTCATCGATCGTGGCCAATCGTTCACGCCATCACTCATCCTGACCAAGCACGCGACCACCATCCCGTACTATCAGCATCAGCTCGGGTTCGAGGAGTACTTTGCCGAAGTGAAGCAGTTCGATGGCCACACGACACCGCAGCCCAGTCGCACCAAGTCACCGGCGTTTGGTCCGCCGCCGAATCCGCTCAAGCCACATGTACCGCCGTCGCGTGAGGGCATACCGGTCGAGTCCGGGCTGTACCTGTCCATGGGTAAGCTGCACGGTGTGCCGTGGTACGCCAACAAGGACCACGTGCCGGCCGACATCCAGAAGAAGATGCAGGAGCAGCTGCATCTGGAAGCTACGCAGCGGTACGGACGTAgcgtgcagcaacagcagcaacatcatgaGGTCACACACCAACAGGTAACGATGAGTAACAGCAGTGTGACGGCTacggagcagcagcaacgtctcTCCAGGGAACAGGCATCGGCAGAACGGGCGATTCAAAGCGCCCAGCAGGTAGGCAATGCGTTGATCCAAAAGCGAACGCGCTTCGTAGAGGAACACGAATCTAGTAGTCGCAGCCAGTCCGTGTCGCGAACCGGCAACAGCGATAGCTCACGATATTCTTCCAAAATCAAGGAAGACGAAGCGCCCCAGAAGGGGTTCGTGGCACAGCAGACGCGCCGCTTCTCGGGCCAGGACGAGGCCCTTAATCTACCGCCCCAGAGCGAACAGGACCAGaagctgcagcaacagcagcaacaggaacAGGAGCAGGCAGCCCTTATCCAGCAGCTGCAGGAAGAGCAGCTTAAGCGGCAGATGGCCGTTGAAGTGCCGGtgaaaccaccaccagcaccgatCCGGCACGTAGAACCGCCCACTCCCAAGCCGGCACCGCCACCGTCTCAATTCCCCTCGACCGATCCGTTCGCGGAGGAGTTTGTCGATCACTTCCCGAGCGTTAGTGCGCGCAAGGCTAGCCTGCTGCTACCACAAAAACCGACAACCGGACGCTCGGAATGTCCGAGCCCGAGCTCGTTCAAGGCCCAGTTCAACGAGTTCATAATCGGTGCCGGCCCGATACCGGCGATGCCACCGATGCGCGAAGAGGACGAAGGCGTGCCGGCCGACACCCGGAGCGACACGCAAAAGCTAATCCAATCGTGGCCCCCGCAACTACCACCCCAGATCGCCCCGGCGGTGGCTTCTAACAACGGCGCGCCCCCCACCAACGGTGCGGCACCGCCAACACCCGGCAGCAAGCCGTCCAGCCGCAGTAACAGCACGGCTTTCCTTGACTTCCTTAACCGCCCTACGTTCAATCCGAATACTGATCGTTCCACTGTCGGTGCAGGTTCGAACGCGTACAATAAAGGACGGGCGGCGTGCTCCACGTCGGCCCCCAACCGTGGACGGGGCGTGATGAACAAGGCCGTCGGACCGGGCGGTCGCGTCCCACTGTGCGGATGCTGTCAGCAGCAGATCAG AGGACCATTCATCACTGCATTGGGACGCATCTGGTGTCCGGATCATTTCATCTGTCACAACGCGAACTGCAAGCGCCCATTGGCCGATATCGGATTCGTCGAGGAGAAGGGCGATCTGTACTGCGAGTACTGCTTCGAGGAGTTCTTGGCCCCCCTGTGCTCGAAATGCAATGGCAGAGTCAAG GGTGACTGCCTGAATGCGATCGGTAAGCAGTTCCATCCGGAGTGCTTCAAGTGCACGTACTGTGGCAAGCAGTTCGGTAACAGCCCGTTCTTCCTGGAAGAGGGTGACCCCTACTGCGAGAAGGACTGGAACGATCTGTTCACGACCAAGTGCTTCGCTTGCGGATTCCCCGTCGAGGCCGGTGACAAGTGGGTGGAGGCGCTGAACAACAACTACCACAGCCAGTGCTTCAACTGCACC AGCTGCAAAAAGAACCTCGAAGGACAGAGCTTCTTCGCGAAGGGTGGCCGTCCTTTCTGCAAAAACCACGCTCGCTAA